In Nocardioides conyzicola, one genomic interval encodes:
- a CDS encoding sigma-70 family RNA polymerase sigma factor → MTQRGGSPAGDARPADVWSEATGGFNRWVAGDPAGLDDLVAVMTPVLWHVVRAYRLSEPAAEDVIQNTWLALVRRRAAIVDPVAVGGWLTTTARREAWRVAGAKTTPTPVEDDDLAQVLPRQRSAEDSVVQHDEGDRLWAAVDGLPERCRRLLRVVAFENRPDYRELATELGMPVGSIGPTRGRCLAKLRVALMQAGGV, encoded by the coding sequence ATGACCCAGCGTGGTGGCTCACCGGCCGGTGACGCACGCCCGGCGGACGTGTGGTCCGAGGCCACCGGCGGGTTCAACCGCTGGGTGGCGGGGGACCCCGCGGGCCTCGACGACCTGGTCGCGGTGATGACGCCGGTGCTGTGGCACGTCGTCCGCGCCTACCGGCTCTCCGAGCCCGCCGCCGAGGACGTCATCCAGAACACCTGGCTCGCCCTGGTACGCCGCCGCGCGGCGATCGTCGACCCGGTGGCCGTCGGCGGGTGGCTGACCACGACGGCCCGGCGCGAGGCCTGGCGGGTCGCCGGCGCGAAGACCACGCCGACCCCGGTCGAGGACGACGACCTCGCGCAGGTGCTTCCTCGGCAGCGCTCGGCGGAGGACAGTGTCGTGCAGCACGACGAGGGCGACCGCCTGTGGGCCGCCGTCGACGGGCTGCCGGAGCGCTGTCGCCGGCTGCTGCGGGTCGTCGCGTTCGAGAACCGCCCCGACTACCGCGAGCTGGCGACCGAGCTCGGCATGCCCGTCGGCAGCATCGGCCCCACCCGCGGCCGCTGTCTCGCCAAGCTGCGGGTGGCCCTGATGCAGGCTGGAGGAGTCTGA
- a CDS encoding S8/S53 family peptidase, producing MDPESPDKQPRPARPTRKPLDREPRPPHPTSIAAAQGRLLDPATALIVDGVVPRPTVYVGPRLLISKAVDVDGAVRVLRAVAEPLGWDVVLEDEDPRTANLRFGLRPVRLVVASNRATIAPDAWTLLQQTRAQFGVDAVKGVGLDHLVVPAIEADPMHDGHPMHDGHPMHDGDPMHDGHPMHDGDPMHDGHPMHDGHPANDARTSRAIASYFDMGSGGRQPVAYVGPRPARRHADLIEGRRPVVAILDTGCGSHPWLDGFVDTEVGLDGVPIGYSDSTSLSPEEDGDQSGPLDGSIDPISGHGTFIAGLIRQRCPDADLVAWRVMPSDGPIVESDLVATLAQIAELARRYRAGEPGGHAIDVLNLSMGYYHETPEDALFDPTMYAILEEMARNGVVIVCSAGNDATSRPSFPAAFTRWADDAGPIPFDPSIAPIVSVGALNPNRTDALFSNAGPWVRCYVAGASVVSTMPAFRGGYEPVARTSAFGRVREAIDPDDFRGGFAVWSGTSFSAPILAGDIAAAMVGTLEPAGAPVDAPTSVATAWNAVSSCTPLAPS from the coding sequence GTGGACCCCGAGAGCCCCGACAAGCAGCCGCGCCCTGCCCGCCCCACCCGCAAGCCGCTCGACCGGGAGCCCCGGCCGCCGCACCCGACCTCCATCGCCGCGGCGCAGGGCCGCCTGCTCGACCCGGCCACCGCGCTGATCGTCGACGGCGTCGTGCCGCGCCCGACCGTCTACGTCGGCCCGCGGCTGCTGATCTCGAAGGCGGTCGACGTCGACGGTGCCGTCCGCGTGCTCCGGGCGGTCGCCGAGCCGCTCGGCTGGGACGTCGTCCTGGAGGACGAGGACCCGCGCACCGCGAACCTCCGGTTCGGCCTGCGGCCCGTGCGTCTGGTCGTCGCGTCCAACCGCGCCACGATCGCGCCGGACGCGTGGACCCTCCTGCAGCAGACCCGCGCGCAGTTCGGGGTGGACGCCGTGAAGGGCGTCGGGCTCGACCACCTCGTGGTGCCCGCCATCGAGGCCGACCCGATGCACGACGGTCATCCCATGCACGACGGGCACCCCATGCACGACGGCGACCCGATGCACGACGGGCACCCCATGCACGACGGCGACCCGATGCACGACGGGCACCCCATGCACGACGGCCACCCGGCCAACGACGCGAGGACGTCACGGGCCATCGCGTCGTACTTCGACATGGGCTCCGGCGGCCGCCAGCCGGTGGCGTACGTCGGGCCGCGCCCCGCCCGTCGTCACGCCGACCTGATCGAGGGACGCCGCCCGGTGGTGGCGATCCTCGACACCGGCTGCGGCAGCCACCCGTGGCTCGACGGGTTCGTCGACACGGAGGTCGGGCTCGACGGCGTGCCGATCGGCTACTCCGACTCCACCTCGCTCTCGCCCGAGGAGGACGGCGACCAGTCCGGTCCTCTCGACGGCTCGATCGACCCGATCTCGGGCCACGGCACGTTCATCGCCGGGCTGATCCGGCAGCGCTGCCCCGACGCCGACCTCGTCGCCTGGCGGGTGATGCCGTCCGACGGCCCGATCGTCGAGTCCGACCTCGTCGCGACCCTCGCGCAGATCGCCGAGCTCGCGCGCCGCTACCGGGCCGGCGAGCCCGGCGGGCACGCGATCGACGTGCTCAACCTGTCGATGGGCTACTACCACGAGACGCCCGAGGACGCGCTCTTCGACCCGACGATGTACGCCATCCTCGAGGAGATGGCCCGCAACGGCGTCGTCATCGTCTGCTCGGCCGGCAACGACGCGACCAGCCGCCCGTCCTTCCCCGCCGCGTTCACGCGCTGGGCCGACGACGCGGGACCGATCCCGTTCGACCCCTCGATCGCGCCGATCGTGTCGGTGGGTGCGCTCAACCCCAACCGCACCGACGCCCTCTTCAGCAACGCCGGCCCGTGGGTGCGCTGCTACGTGGCGGGCGCCTCGGTGGTCAGCACGATGCCGGCCTTCCGCGGCGGCTACGAGCCGGTCGCCCGGACCAGCGCCTTCGGACGGGTCCGCGAGGCGATCGACCCCGACGACTTCCGCGGCGGCTTCGCGGTGTGGAGCGGCACCTCCTTCAGCGCCCCGATCCTGGCCGGGGACATCGCGGCCGCGATGGTGGGCACCCTCGAGCCCGCGGGTGCGCCCGTGGACGCGCCCACCTCCGTCGC